A segment of the Necator americanus strain Aroian chromosome IV, whole genome shotgun sequence genome:
TCCTTGTCCGTCCATCATTTATAttctcaaaaaggaaaaatcgttaaaaaaaaactcaaaatcagTTATTTTAgttgattttgatttaaaatttgatcctgtgagttttttttaacaaaatgaGTCTGGAGTTCTACGAATTTTTATATCCAGAAATGAAAAGGATGGATTAGGAATGCTTAATACGAAATTATACGTTGTGTCAACCTtttctctcagaaaaaaaaacaagacataTTGATAAAcatctgaggaaaaaaacaaaattacccAATTCAGCGTAGCAGTATGCACCGATGGCAGTGAAGGCGCCCGATGCTGTCCAAACTATCAGTGACATACCGACAGAACCGGCCTCTGcaacaaacataaaataatcgTGCTCGCTCCACATTTCCTAATAGAATTCCCTTAGTTTTCCAGAATTCGCATAATTCTTCACATGAATTGCTGCAAACTTTATGTCCATCCCTATTATTGGAAGCAATACCAGTATTTAGAATCAAAGGAAGAGAgcccattctttttttcgacaaatgaaaaaaaaaccttgtaaacatttttttcgttttccaatGCGTACGTAGATGTTACTATAGCAAAAAGGGAACTGTTGCATAACTAAAAGGCGTTTAGTGTGGCCTAACCTTGTTTTCCTGATACGACACAAAACACAACACTGGATTGCTTTCAATAAACAATGCTAAATTGTATGAATGCTgattatttctcaaaattaagaCGAAACAACTTCTACAAAATCTGAATTTATGTTATATAACCTAGTATCTAACATTCATACATATATCTTTCAGTTCCATAATGTTATTCTCAAATCCAATTCACAACATAAACATGAGCATAAACTTTCGGTATCCCTCTTCCTTTCCTGAATTCACTTGTCCCTGACAAAATATATGCTACAAGCGCTGttggaaaaatcatttttatatataattattcatttttattattttaaagaattatttAAGTTATATTTGAGTAAGAAGTAtgtttattaaaaaaatgcatttgtatatcattatatttaattattatatatgaTCACGATTCAAtgatttattattactgtGAAGTAATATCTCCTAGCGAAGATTTATGAACACCTCTAAGATAGCGGTCACAAGTTATGAACTATTCGTTAGTTTTGCGAACGGCGAATGGCGCAAAATTGATGAACGAATGCAGAAAGTAACTTACGTTCTTGTACGCCCGTTGGTGAGACGAAAATACCCGATCCAATGATACAACCGACGATGATCGACACCCCATTGAACAGTGTCAACGACTTTGCGAGTCCCTTATCGGTGTCGCCCTCCTCAGGCTCAGCTGCGACCTACAAGCGTGCAATTGATCTCTGGTGTGTATAAATTTCTATTGGCCCCTCTTCAATCCCAACTTTCCCTAAGATTTTAACAGAAAAATTGTGGTGAGCATTCGGACGAAACGGGAAGAAAGTTCCAGTGAATGTGGTCACACaacttataaataaaaaagcagGAGAGAACGAGACGTAGACGATAGAAGAGGCGGTAACATTGGTTGGATTTCACACCAATTCTCATTGCCATATAAAAGTGATTCCATAGTTTTGTCGTCGCTGACGAGCGCGCAGTCATGGATGACACAAAAATCAAGGTAGGTCTTTGCCAAGTACTGTCCTTAACCGCTATTTTCTATTACTACAACAACTGTAACTCAGTTTTCTATTAGTACTGCTACTAATTCTTGTTCGACGATTACTGTAGCTTCAGGCGTTCCGTTTCGTCGGCTATGCGGCCATCGTCATTTCATTTGTAGCTGTATTCTCAGTTTGTGCTACGCTTCCTATTGTCTATATGTATGTGAGCAACGTTCGGAGGACCATGCAAATGGAGATGGCAATGTGTAAAGTCACCGCTAAGACGGTTTATGCCGATGCAGCCACGCTATATCATAACCCCTTGAATCGTACAGTGCGAGAAGCTACATATGAGGATGAAGCTTGCAGTGGTTGTTGCTTGCCTGGGTCGCCAGGAGTACAAGGCGCACCCGGAAGGCCTGGGAATCCTGGAACCCCCGGCGCACCGGGTAGGCCAGGCAATCCCGGTCGACCACCACAAATTCCGTGCGAGCCGATCACACCACCACCTTGCCCTCCGTGCCCGCCAGGCTTACCAGGTCCGCCAGGGCCTCCGGGACCTGCTGGGAACCAAGGGCCAATGGGACAGCCTGGAAGTCCCGGGCCCGATGGCGAAAAGGGTGGGATGGGCGAGAAAGGCGCCAGCGGTATGCCAGGACCTCCAGGTAAGCCCGGGGCGAATGGAGAGCCTGGCGCGAACGTCGAAAACGGTCAGCCAATTCCGGGAGGACGTGGACCGCCTGGACCGCGAGGACCTCCTGGCCTACCAGGACCTCCCGGAAAGAACGGAAATGTGAGTagaattttattcttcatcctctatgctatttattttttttacaaattaacTTCGCCATCCGAATTATCTAGAAAACGATCTCGTCAGTTCCACTCCAAACCGCCGATTTTTCGTTTTAGTGTGAATGTGTCCAGAAAATCTACTGTAGTGACCCCGTGCCCATATCTCTAATTCTTCGTCTTTACTCTTTCTTCACTCTTACACGCGATATGCATTAGAATGCTTCTTCGTCGCACAACTACCAGTTTTTCGGATATATCACAGTTCATCCAGTTTAACATAAGTGTTCGATCTAGGACTATTCTAAGATTTTCATTGTTCCTAGATTTGTGAGAGCATTTTTCCAAATCTATACGCTCGGAGAAAgataccgttttttttttagaaaattcccTTTCAACTTATTATCCTTCGAAAAATCTGGAACAGTATTAATCACCGAAATGTTCGttatttcctccttttttctgttttattatattaatgaGTAGAAAGTTTGATGGAAACAGTTGATAGACGGTCAATACA
Coding sequences within it:
- a CDS encoding hypothetical protein (NECATOR_CHRIV.G15998.T1), which translates into the protein MDDTKIKAFRFVGYAAIVISFVAVFSVCATLPIVYMYVSNVRRTMQMEMAMCKVTAKTVYADAATLYHNPLNRTVREATYEDEACSGCCLPGSPGVQGAPGRPGNPGTPGAPGRPGNPGRPPQIPCEPITPPPCPPCPPGLPGPPGPPGPAGNQGPMGQPGSPGPDGEKGGMGEKGASGMPGPPGKPGANGEPGANVENGQPIPGGRGPPGPRGPPGLPGPPGKNGNEGAPGADGTKGPTGAPGNPGTPGQRGLPGQPGNPGKNGERGICPKYCALDGGVFFDDMLKTS